One window of Triticum dicoccoides isolate Atlit2015 ecotype Zavitan chromosome 5A, WEW_v2.0, whole genome shotgun sequence genomic DNA carries:
- the LOC119303630 gene encoding cell division cycle 5-like protein, which translates to MRIMIKGGVWKNTEDEILKAAVMKYGKNQWARISSLLVRKSAKQCKARWYEWLDPSIKKTEWTREEDEKLLHLAKLMPTQWRTIAPIVGRTPSQCLERYEKLLDAACAKDENYEPNDDPRKLRPGEIDPNPESKPARPDPVDMDEDEKEMLSEARARLANTRGKKAKRKAREKQLEEARRLASLQKRRELKAAGIDNRHKKRKRKGIDYNAEIPFEKRPPPGFYDTVGEDRPLEHVQFPTTIEELEGRRRVDVEAQLRKQDIAKNKILQRQDAPAAIMQANKLNDPEAVTRRSKLMLPPPQISDIELEEIAKMGNAGDPALAEELGEGSTAARTLLANYSQTPRLGMTPLRTPQRTPGGKGDAIMMEAENLARLRESQTPLLGGDNPELHPSDFSGVTPRKKEMQTPNPMATPLASPGPGVTPRIGMTPSRDGNSFGLTPKGTPFRDELHINEEVEMQDSAQLELRRQAELRKGLRSGFASIPQPKNEYQIVMPPITEENEESEEKIEEDMSDRLARERAEEQARQEALLRKRSKVLQRSLPRPPAASVEILRQSLIKGGESRSTFVPPTSLEQAVELINEELLRLLEHDNAKYPLDEQIQRDKKKGSKRQANTAAFVPEIEGFDEHELKEASSMVEEEIQYLRVAMGHENESFEDFVKSHDACQEDLMFFPTNNSYGLASVAGNADKISALQHEFEMVKKRMDDEAKKASRLEQKIKLLTQGYQARAAKLGSQIQDTFKQMNTAATELECFQELQKQEQMAGAYRVRNLAEEVNKQKALEQTLQSRYGDLLSGYQSIQGQLEEHKRLLNLQKEAIEAENRAKEEEAAAQNRAKEEEAAAQSRAKEEAAAQNRAKEEEAAALNCGKVEEASAQDGAAEEENERKNHGIEEESGQTRVANEEAAGSKEIIGDQMDVDNADAAGELVGPIPPLPDAQVDNDGASVEQSTSNAKSGENVAMNEGAVDKVDSSKLDGQDNTNGSMDVDAGSQEEGNNVPAAPDATIVDVGNTPVSSDQAVSNEESDVVPE; encoded by the exons ATGAGGATCATGATCAAGGGCGGGGTGTGGAAGAACACCGAGGACGAGATCCTCAAGGCGGCCGTGATGAAGTACGGCAAGAACCAGTGGGCGCGCATCTCCTCGCTGCTCGTCCGCAAGTCCGCCAAGCAGTGCAAGGCCCGCTGGTACGAGTGGCTCGACCCCTCCATCAAGAAG ACTGAGTGGACAAGGGAAGAGGATGAGAAGCTGCTCCATCTTGCTAAGCTCATGCCTACTCAATGGAGGACTATTGCACCTATCGTGGGTCGAACACCATCCCAGTGCCTCGAGCGTTATGAAAAATTGCTCGATGCTGCCTGTGCAAAGGATGAGAATTATGAGCCTAATGATGACCCAAGAAAGTTGCGACCTGGGGAGATTGATCCAAACCCCGAGTCAAAACCTGCACGTCCGGATCCTGTTGACATGGATGAAGATGAAAAGGAAATGCTTTCTGAGGCAAGGGCTCGCTTGGCTAACACCAGGGGTAAAAAGGCAAAACGGAAGGCAAGAGAGAAACAGCTTGAAGAGGCGAGGCGGCTTGCATCACTGCAAAAAAGGAGAGAACTGAAGGCAGCTGGTATTGACAACCGGCACAAGAAAAGGAAGAGAAAGGGAATTGACTATAATGCTGAGATCCCTTTTGAAAAGAGACCCCCTCCAGGCTTTTATGATACAGTGGGTGAGGACAGGCCACTTGAGCATGTGCAGTTTCCAACTACCATCGAGGAGCTTGAAGGGAGGAGACGAGTGGATGTAGAGGCTCAGTTAAGAAAGCAAGACATTGCCAAGAACAAGATTCTGCAGAGGCAGGATGCCCCTGCCGCAATAATGCAAGCAAATAAACTCAATGACCCAGAAGCTGTCACAagaaggtccaaactaatgcttccACCACCCCAAATTTCTGATATTGAATTGGAGGAGATTGCTAAGATGGGCAATGCTGGCGATCCTGCTCTAGCCGAGGAGCTTGGTGAAGGAAGTACTGCTGCTAGGACACTGCTTGCAAATTATTCCCAGACTCCAAGGCTTGGTATGACACCATTGCGAACCCCGCAACGAACGCCAGGTGGGAAAGGTGATGCTATTATGATGGAGGCAGAGAATCTTGCACGTCTAAGGGAATCACAAACACCTCTTTTAGGAGGCGATAACCCAGAGCTTCATCCATCAGATTTCTCTGGCGTTACACCACGTAAGAAAGAGATGCAGACTCCAAATCCCATGGCAACACCTCTGGCTAGCCCTGGCCCTGGTGTTACCCCAAGGATTGGTATGACACCGTCCAGAGATGGAAATTCCTTTGGGTTAACTCCAAAAGGGACCCCCTTCAGGGATGAGCTTCACATAAATGAAGAGGTGGAAATGCAAGACAGCGCACAGCTTGAGCTTCGTCGGCAAGCAGAGTTAAGAAAAGGTCTGCGATCTGGTTTTGCTTCTATTCCACAGCCTAAGAATGAGTACCAGATAGTTATGCCACCTATCACAGAGGAGAACGAAGAATCTGAAGAGAAAATTGAGGAAGATATGTCAGACAGGTTAGCACGAGAAAGGGCCGAGGAACAAGCAAGGCAGGAGGCATTGCTCAGAAAGAGGTCCAAAGTGTTGCAGAGGAGTTTGCCTAGGCCACCTGCGGCTTCAGTGGAGATTCTCCGGCAGTCTCTGATTAAAGGTGGTGAAAGCAGAAGTACCTTTGTGCCTCCTACATCACTTGAACAAGCTGTTGAGCTAATAAATGAGGAGCTCCTTAGGCTccttgagcatgataatgctaaaTATCCGCTTGATGAACAGATTCAGAGAGATAAAAAGAAAGGAAGCAAGCGTCAGGCGAACACAGCAGCTTTCGTCCCTGAAATCGAAGGTTTCGATGAGCATGAACTAAAAGAG GCAAGTTCTATGGTTGAGGAGGAGATTCAGTATCTTCGTGTGGCCATGGGCCATGAAAATGAATCTTTTGAGGATTTTGTAAAGTCACATGATGCATGCCAAGAGGACCTTATGTTTTTCCCTACTAACAACAGCTATGGTCTTGCTAGTGTTGCTGGAAATGCTGATAAAATTTCTGCCTTGCAACATGAGTTTGAAATGGTGAAGAAGAGAATGGatgacgaagcaaagaaggcttctCGGCTTGAGCAGAAGATCAAGCTGCTGACACAAGGTTACCAG GCGCGGGCTGCAAAATTGGGGTCACAGATCCAGGACACCTTCAAGCAGATGAATACTGCGGCAACAGAACTTGAATGCTTCCAAGAGTTGCAGAAACAAGAACAGATGGCCGGTGCCTATCGTGTGAGAAATTTGGCTGAAGAAGtgaataaacagaaggcactggaaCAGACTCTCCAAAGCCGCTATGGTGATCTGTTGTCTGGTTACCAGAGCATCCAAGGACAACTTGAGGAGCACAAGAGGCTACTTAACCTACAGAAGGAGGCAATAGAGGCAGAAaaccgtgccaaggaggaggaagctGCAGCTCAAAATCGCGCCAAGGAAGAGGAAGCTGCAGCTCAAAGTCGTGCCAAGGAGGAAGCTGCAGCTCAAaatcgcgccaaggaggaggaagctgCAGCTCTAAATTGCGGCAAGGTGGAGGAAGCTTCAGCTCAAGATGGTGCTGCTgaggaagaaaatgagaggaagaatcaCGGCATTGAAGAGGAATCAGGACAGACCAGGGTTGCCAATGAAGAAGCTGCAGGAAGCAAAGAAATCATCGGGGATCAGATGGATGTGGACAACGCAGATGCAGCTGGAGAACTTGTAGGTCCGATTCCTCCTCTGCCGGATGCTCAAGTGGATAATGATGGAGCTTCAGTTGAACAGAGTACTTCTAACGCTAAGAGTGGTGAGAACGTTGCCATGAATGAGGGAGCTGTTGACAAGGTTGATTCGTCCAAATTAGATGGTCAAGACAATACCAATGGTAGCATGGATGTTGATGCTGGTAGCCAGGAAGAGGGAAACAATGTTCCTGCCGCTCCTGATGCTACAATTGTAGATGTAGGGAACACACCTGTATCTTCAGATCAAGCTGTCTCGAATGAAGAGAGTGACGTGGTCCCTGAATGA